The proteins below are encoded in one region of Lepisosteus oculatus isolate fLepOcu1 chromosome 10, fLepOcu1.hap2, whole genome shotgun sequence:
- the rundc3b gene encoding RUN domain-containing protein 3B isoform X1 yields MASLSLGLNLSRKKGASRNGAVERKNLITVCRFSVKTLIDRSCFDTIDDSSSEFVNFVSILEQILSHRLKGQITWFGYESPRGFWDYIRVACGRVPHNCLSSIESMENVRSSRAKGRAWIRVALMEKRLSEYLSAALRDFRTTRRFYEDGAIVLGEEANLLADMLIGLNAIDFSFCLKGEGIDDNRPAIIDYTPYLKFTQSSDSISSDEEELRTLGSSGSESSTPENMGPALFMDQSSWYNKCKRVEQKYRLALEQKGYLEELVRLREAQLSESVSQNKILLQRLEETDISHKLEKEQLEYIVLELQDQLTVLKNHDLRSRQELTAHLTNQWPSPGALDTKAVALDTLAYRKHTRQWKDSDRKSFRSLEQLSAEISLSQTSLDPAHIQDLDSKQDESHSQSEGKEDTPSLLGLCGSLTSVASYKSLASLKSSECLASPITEMTSPGFTPL; encoded by the exons ATTCTCCGTAAAGACTCTCATCGACCGATCCTGTTTTGATACAATCGATGACTCTTCATCTGAATTTGTCAATTTTGTCTCTATACTGGAACAAATTCTCAGCCACCGTCTGAAAG GACAGATTACCTGGTTTGGTTACGAAAGCCCTCGTGGTTTCTGGGACTACATCCGCGTGGCCTGCGGCAGGGTGCCCCACAACTGCCTCAGCAGCATCGAGAGCATGGAGAATGTCCGGTCCTCAAGAGCCAAG GGCCGGGCTTGGATTAGGGTAGCGTTGATGGAAAAACGCCTTTCAGAATACCTTTCTGCAGCCCTGAGAGACTTCAGAACCACCAG GAGGTTTTATGAAGATGGAGCAATTGTACTGGGTGAGGAAGCAAACCTGCTGGCCGACATGCTGATCGGCCTCAACGCCATTGATTTCAG TTTCTGCCTGAAGGGGGAAGGCATTGATGACAACCGGCCTGCTATAATAGACTACACTCCCTACCTCAAGTTCACCCAGAG CTCTGACAGTATCAGTAGCGatgaggaggagctgaggactCTGGGAAGCAGTGGCAGTGAGAGCAGCACCCCTGAGAACATGGGGCCAGCCCTCTTCATGGACCAGAGCAGCTGGTACAACAAGTGCAAACGGGTGGAGCAGAAGTACAGGCTGGCCTTGGAGCAAAAG GGTTACCTGGAGGAGCTGGTTCGCCTTCGAGAAGCCCAGCTGTCtgagtctgtctcccagaaCAAAATCCTCCTTCAGAGGCTGGAGGAGACGGATATCAGTCACAAGCTGGAGAAGGAGCAACTGGAGTACATTGTTCTTGAGCTGCAAGACCAGCT GACTGTTTTAAAGAATCATGACCTTAGATCAAGACAGGAGTTAACTGCTCACCTCACTAATCAGTGGCCTTCACCGGGTGCTCTGGATACAAAAGCTGTTGCCCTGGATACTCTGGCGTACAGGAAGCACACCAGGCAGTGGAAGGA TTCTGACAGAAAGAGCTTCCGAAGTCTGGAGCAGCTTTCAGCCGAAATCAGCCTGTCCCAGACCTCCCTGGACCCTGCTCATATACAGGACCTGGATAGCAAGCAGGATGAGTCCCACTCGCAAAGTGAAG GTAAGGAAGACACCCCATCCTTACTGGGGTTATGTGGGTCTTTAACATCTGTGGCCAGTTACAAGTCTCTCGCCAGCCTCAAGTCAAGTGAATGCCTTGCGAGTCCCATCACAGAGATGACCAGCCCAGGTTTCACCCCCTTGTGA
- the rundc3b gene encoding RUN domain-containing protein 3B isoform X3 produces the protein MASLSLGLNLSRKKGASRNGAVERKNLITVCRFSVKTLIDRSCFDTIDDSSSEFVNFVSILEQILSHRLKGQITWFGYESPRGFWDYIRVACGRVPHNCLSSIESMENVRSSRAKGRAWIRVALMEKRLSEYLSAALRDFRTTRRFYEDGAIVLGEEANLLADMLIGLNAIDFSFCLKGEGIDDNRPAIIDYTPYLKFTQSSDSISSDEEELRTLGSSGSESSTPENMGPALFMDQSSWYNKCKRVEQKYRLALEQKGYLEELVRLREAQLSESVSQNKILLQRLEETDISHKLEKEQLEYIVLELQDQLSDRKSFRSLEQLSAEISLSQTSLDPAHIQDLDSKQDESHSQSEGKEDTPSLLGLCGSLTSVASYKSLASLKSSECLASPITEMTSPGFTPL, from the exons ATTCTCCGTAAAGACTCTCATCGACCGATCCTGTTTTGATACAATCGATGACTCTTCATCTGAATTTGTCAATTTTGTCTCTATACTGGAACAAATTCTCAGCCACCGTCTGAAAG GACAGATTACCTGGTTTGGTTACGAAAGCCCTCGTGGTTTCTGGGACTACATCCGCGTGGCCTGCGGCAGGGTGCCCCACAACTGCCTCAGCAGCATCGAGAGCATGGAGAATGTCCGGTCCTCAAGAGCCAAG GGCCGGGCTTGGATTAGGGTAGCGTTGATGGAAAAACGCCTTTCAGAATACCTTTCTGCAGCCCTGAGAGACTTCAGAACCACCAG GAGGTTTTATGAAGATGGAGCAATTGTACTGGGTGAGGAAGCAAACCTGCTGGCCGACATGCTGATCGGCCTCAACGCCATTGATTTCAG TTTCTGCCTGAAGGGGGAAGGCATTGATGACAACCGGCCTGCTATAATAGACTACACTCCCTACCTCAAGTTCACCCAGAG CTCTGACAGTATCAGTAGCGatgaggaggagctgaggactCTGGGAAGCAGTGGCAGTGAGAGCAGCACCCCTGAGAACATGGGGCCAGCCCTCTTCATGGACCAGAGCAGCTGGTACAACAAGTGCAAACGGGTGGAGCAGAAGTACAGGCTGGCCTTGGAGCAAAAG GGTTACCTGGAGGAGCTGGTTCGCCTTCGAGAAGCCCAGCTGTCtgagtctgtctcccagaaCAAAATCCTCCTTCAGAGGCTGGAGGAGACGGATATCAGTCACAAGCTGGAGAAGGAGCAACTGGAGTACATTGTTCTTGAGCTGCAAGACCAGCT TTCTGACAGAAAGAGCTTCCGAAGTCTGGAGCAGCTTTCAGCCGAAATCAGCCTGTCCCAGACCTCCCTGGACCCTGCTCATATACAGGACCTGGATAGCAAGCAGGATGAGTCCCACTCGCAAAGTGAAG GTAAGGAAGACACCCCATCCTTACTGGGGTTATGTGGGTCTTTAACATCTGTGGCCAGTTACAAGTCTCTCGCCAGCCTCAAGTCAAGTGAATGCCTTGCGAGTCCCATCACAGAGATGACCAGCCCAGGTTTCACCCCCTTGTGA